In Gottschalkia purinilytica, the genomic window AAAGGAGGTATTGTTATTGGAAGTTGGTAAAAGGATAAGGGACTTAAGACGAGTATTAGACATGACAACTTATGAGTTAGCACAAAAAACTGGCTTTTCACAATCAACTATAAGTAAGATTGAGACTGGTAAAAGAAAAATCGACATTGATACTTTAGAGACAATAGCTAAAGCATTAAAAGTAAGTCCAAGTAAATTATTAGAAGAAGAGAGCGTAAAAAAAGAAGATAAATTTGAAACACCAGGGGATGCTATGAAATTTATATTAGAACAAAATGTGATTATGAATTTTGGTGACTTTGATATAGATAAAATGAGCGACAAACAAGTGATTGAATTTGCAAACGAACTTTTGAGACAATTAGAGCTAATTTCACATAAATACAAAAAGTAAAAGTTCGGAGGGAATGGGATGAATTGGATAGACAACTATGTAGAAGGATTAATAGAATTGTATAACACCAGAGATGTTTATGACCTTTATGATTGTTTGGAAATAGATATAGTAAAATTAGACAAAAACAATATTCTCCTTCTAGATAGCGAGGCTTTTTATAATAGAAATTATTTAGGAATTGAAACGGTTTTTATAAGAAATAATTTAAGTACCAGATATGAAAGATTCATACTAGCACATGAATTGGGTCACGCTGTCATACATACATATATGCCATATGCATCATTTAATAGAAAGTTAATAAATAAAGGTAAAATCGAAAAACAAGCCAACTATTTTGCTTTA contains:
- a CDS encoding ImmA/IrrE family metallo-endopeptidase, whose protein sequence is MNWIDNYVEGLIELYNTRDVYDLYDCLEIDIVKLDKNNILLLDSEAFYNRNYLGIETVFIRNNLSTRYERFILAHELGHAVIHTYMPYASFNRKLINKGKIEKQANYFALKLLNINLKDECYRNLTINQISSMLELPIKVINDFKI
- a CDS encoding helix-turn-helix domain-containing protein, with product MEVGKRIRDLRRVLDMTTYELAQKTGFSQSTISKIETGKRKIDIDTLETIAKALKVSPSKLLEEESVKKEDKFETPGDAMKFILEQNVIMNFGDFDIDKMSDKQVIEFANELLRQLELISHKYKK